One genomic region from Leptospira tipperaryensis encodes:
- a CDS encoding LEA type 2 family protein, whose amino-acid sequence MRTIDSKIRIGSVALFGFLLFFFSCSALKDNYKALQKCKFHVISLEAQKAELISFPPVPKIIFLAKVEIENPNETEVKIHKFDLSFYVPDSSEKESELARVISNEQIVIPALQKKLVDLQVETVFEKKMDRNLLQIALGILQAGLSGKELLFSIRGTFEYETIFGAVQIPVNEKIPLKPSKKNSVGF is encoded by the coding sequence TTGAGAACAATCGATTCTAAAATCCGAATCGGAAGTGTTGCACTTTTCGGATTTTTGTTATTCTTCTTTTCTTGTTCCGCTTTGAAAGACAATTACAAAGCGCTTCAGAAGTGTAAGTTCCATGTAATCTCTTTGGAAGCTCAAAAGGCGGAACTCATTTCTTTTCCTCCTGTTCCCAAGATCATCTTTTTGGCAAAGGTGGAGATCGAAAATCCGAACGAAACGGAAGTAAAAATTCACAAATTTGATCTTTCATTTTACGTTCCGGATTCTTCCGAAAAGGAATCGGAGCTGGCCCGCGTAATATCAAATGAACAGATCGTGATTCCCGCGCTTCAAAAGAAGTTAGTGGATCTTCAAGTTGAAACCGTGTTTGAAAAGAAAATGGATCGTAATCTTCTTCAAATCGCTCTGGGAATTTTGCAAGCGGGTCTTTCCGGAAAAGAACTTCTATTTTCCATCCGCGGGACTTTCGAATACGAAACGATTTTTGGAGCGGTTCAAATACCCGTGAACGAAAAAATTCCTTTGAAACCATCTAAGAAAAATTCGGTGGGGTTCTGA
- a CDS encoding (2Fe-2S) ferredoxin domain-containing protein, producing MTDFYNKHIFVCENVRGEGERVSCGRSGSIQLLASLKKKIKDLSIPGKIRIQRAGCLDRCELGPVQVSYPEGRWFSLKTEEDVDIFLKYYIESEQIEKIEHLIIKENA from the coding sequence ATGACTGACTTTTACAACAAACACATATTTGTTTGCGAAAACGTAAGGGGAGAAGGGGAAAGGGTTTCCTGCGGTCGTTCCGGTTCGATTCAATTATTGGCTTCTTTAAAGAAAAAAATAAAAGACTTATCGATTCCGGGAAAAATCCGAATTCAAAGAGCGGGTTGTTTGGATCGATGCGAGCTCGGTCCTGTCCAAGTCAGTTATCCGGAAGGAAGATGGTTTTCTCTGAAGACCGAAGAGGACGTGGATATATTCTTAAAATATTATATAGAATCGGAACAAATTGAAAAGATAGAACATTTAATCATCAAGGAAAACGCATGA
- a CDS encoding DUF3293 domain-containing protein, translating to MISLKNKIRFFYHRLRSGNRFQFSLIDSYLKTRYLVFEPNLSIFAESFNPTLDRFLKEHGKKEWAYLTAFNPRSEVISSEKNRRRNDELKQELDGYSIFEGEGKGDDPDWIPESSFLVLGISERKAILLGKKFQQNAILIGRIGCRSKLKFLY from the coding sequence GTGATCTCCTTAAAGAATAAAATTCGTTTTTTCTATCACCGTTTGCGAAGTGGAAATCGTTTCCAGTTTTCTTTGATCGATTCTTATTTAAAAACACGTTATTTGGTCTTTGAACCTAACTTGTCGATCTTTGCGGAATCCTTCAATCCGACTTTGGACCGATTTCTAAAAGAACATGGAAAGAAAGAATGGGCCTATTTGACGGCTTTCAATCCGCGATCCGAAGTGATTTCTTCCGAAAAAAACCGGAGAAGAAACGACGAACTCAAACAAGAATTAGACGGATATTCGATTTTTGAAGGAGAAGGAAAGGGAGACGATCCGGATTGGATCCCCGAATCCAGTTTTCTCGTACTCGGCATTTCCGAAAGAAAGGCAATTCTCCTCGGAAAAAAATTTCAACAGAATGCGATCCTGATCGGAAGGATCGGCTGCAGATCAAAATTAAAATTTTTATACTGA
- a CDS encoding acyltransferase family protein, protein MLLKLSQYIFSPFFKNEKEIQSLNGIRAVAILLVIIYHVWLPFSVTDIPKIFQNIISNFNSGVDLFFVLSGFLIYSGILKYQNQPDLFNKKRFFIARTLRIFPAYYFCLLVLFLYYKGQFHRISQISNPSEFQSMELNSISLTLQNSYSDFFYISNYTAHRLSLVGWSLSIEEQFYLILPFISTLVLLKIKPRRRILLLAIFYLIPLFFRIFYLLIQADISVLIYSHTRMDSLIAGMILAEIQVSFLRSGRGNSKLRENLILGLGILFLLIGHGFPLEHWFRKTFGFNFFNIGYAFLIFLLIQNKGMFSSILGSSFWRPIARLSYTMYLWNILIAGIAVSKVISGFQTPSIGVFLLAAFVAILYCFLFSWILYLLIERPFLILKEKILTESKPS, encoded by the coding sequence TTGTTGCTTAAACTTTCTCAGTATATCTTTTCCCCCTTTTTCAAAAATGAAAAGGAAATCCAATCCTTAAACGGAATCCGTGCGGTTGCAATTCTTCTCGTAATCATATATCACGTATGGCTTCCGTTTTCGGTTACAGACATTCCGAAAATTTTCCAAAATATCATTTCCAATTTCAATTCCGGCGTGGATCTTTTTTTCGTTCTGAGTGGATTTTTAATATATTCAGGAATCCTAAAGTATCAAAACCAACCCGATCTTTTTAACAAAAAAAGATTTTTTATCGCAAGAACGCTCCGTATTTTTCCGGCTTATTACTTTTGTCTGCTCGTCCTCTTTTTATATTATAAAGGACAATTTCATAGAATCTCTCAGATTTCAAATCCAAGCGAGTTTCAGTCTATGGAATTGAATTCGATTTCTCTGACCCTACAAAATAGTTATTCAGATTTTTTTTATATTTCGAATTATACCGCTCATCGGCTTTCTCTCGTAGGATGGTCTTTATCGATTGAAGAACAGTTTTATTTGATTCTTCCTTTTATTTCCACGCTTGTTCTGCTAAAAATAAAACCTCGGAGAAGAATTCTTTTATTGGCGATTTTCTATTTGATCCCATTGTTTTTTAGAATTTTTTATCTTCTCATACAAGCTGATATTTCTGTTCTCATCTATTCTCACACTCGGATGGATAGTTTGATCGCGGGCATGATCCTCGCGGAAATTCAAGTTTCATTTTTGCGATCGGGGAGGGGAAATTCAAAACTAAGAGAGAATTTAATCTTGGGTTTAGGAATTCTTTTTCTTTTGATCGGACACGGATTCCCTTTGGAACATTGGTTTCGGAAAACATTCGGTTTCAATTTTTTTAATATAGGTTACGCGTTTTTAATCTTTCTCCTTATTCAAAACAAAGGTATGTTTTCATCTATACTCGGTTCTTCTTTCTGGAGACCGATTGCAAGACTCAGTTATACGATGTATTTGTGGAATATTTTGATCGCGGGAATCGCGGTTTCAAAAGTGATTTCCGGATTTCAAACTCCGAGTATTGGAGTGTTCTTGCTCGCGGCTTTTGTTGCGATTCTCTATTGTTTTCTTTTTTCTTGGATCTTATATCTGCTGATCGAAAGACCGTTTTTGATTTTAAAAGAGAAAATTTTGACTGAGTCAAAACCATCTTGA
- a CDS encoding LIC13255 family lipoprotein: MVETMNTMHFLFWKNSLQKSWKSYTVAFLFLYCFIGCYQKNTDADFYEFEDANTRLIVAYQAKDVLCNTSRRVTAFVPGRARKKDIELCVSAVFAVSCQSWSSTSADATPATCKGIEFRY; the protein is encoded by the coding sequence TTGGTAGAAACGATGAACACGATGCATTTTTTATTTTGGAAGAATTCTTTGCAAAAGAGCTGGAAGTCTTATACGGTCGCATTCTTATTCTTATATTGTTTTATCGGATGTTATCAAAAAAATACGGACGCCGACTTTTACGAGTTTGAAGATGCGAACACAAGATTGATCGTCGCGTATCAGGCAAAGGACGTTCTTTGTAACACGAGTCGAAGAGTAACTGCGTTTGTTCCCGGTCGAGCCAGAAAAAAAGACATAGAGCTTTGTGTGAGCGCGGTATTTGCGGTAAGCTGTCAATCCTGGTCCTCGACTTCGGCGGACGCAACTCCGGCCACTTGCAAAGGGATCGAGTTTCGATATTAA
- a CDS encoding DUF1175 family protein, whose product MSFSCGPFFTSNIDSAKVRIPADGKSIAVVTLTNPYFGAPDSFQWDENESSLKLLSLENSGSKQIIRFVAGYKPGSYILRTKLGTFVEIELFSLEGDWDEDGFPDLSELRSEEDRQAFRQWFIQIALSQYLKETGSWNLRERDCSGLIRFSYKEALKNHDLSWQKKIGILLDKNIPDVREFQYPDIPSIGINLFRTGPKTFGAFADAESLEQYNTFFVSKNIESGFPGDILFFREDRGNGTNFHSMILVEENKTNPLLLYHTGSQRGIQLIRAKELHKSNRFSPEPDNPSFLGMYRFRILD is encoded by the coding sequence TTGTCATTTTCTTGCGGACCGTTTTTTACATCGAATATCGATTCCGCAAAAGTTCGAATTCCTGCCGACGGAAAGTCGATCGCGGTTGTAACGCTTACCAATCCGTATTTCGGAGCTCCCGATTCTTTTCAATGGGATGAGAATGAATCTTCTTTGAAACTTCTTTCTCTGGAGAATTCCGGTTCTAAACAAATCATACGCTTTGTTGCAGGTTATAAGCCGGGAAGTTATATTCTTCGGACAAAGTTAGGAACCTTTGTTGAGATCGAATTGTTTTCTCTCGAAGGGGATTGGGACGAAGATGGATTTCCCGATCTTTCCGAACTTAGATCCGAAGAGGATCGTCAGGCGTTTCGACAATGGTTTATTCAGATCGCACTTTCCCAGTATTTAAAAGAAACGGGTTCTTGGAATTTACGAGAAAGAGATTGTAGCGGTTTGATTCGATTCTCTTATAAAGAAGCTTTAAAAAATCATGATTTATCTTGGCAGAAAAAAATAGGAATTCTTCTGGATAAGAATATTCCCGATGTCCGTGAATTTCAATATCCGGATATACCTTCTATTGGAATCAATTTATTTCGGACCGGTCCTAAAACTTTCGGAGCCTTCGCCGACGCGGAAAGTCTCGAACAATACAATACGTTCTTTGTTTCAAAAAACATAGAATCCGGATTTCCGGGTGATATTTTATTTTTTCGGGAAGATCGAGGAAACGGAACCAATTTTCACTCGATGATTTTGGTGGAAGAAAATAAAACGAATCCACTTTTATTGTATCATACCGGATCTCAAAGAGGAATTCAATTGATTCGGGCGAAAGAATTACACAAGAGTAATCGATTCTCGCCGGAGCCCGACAATCCTTCCTTTTTGGGAATGTATCGTTTTCGTATTTTAGATTGA
- a CDS encoding DinB family protein, whose protein sequence is MISLEHCKLMAEYNRWMNEKVYSTCLKLTDSQRKEDRGAYFKSIHSTLNHILWVDMSWMARFGGKDLPKGSASLDLYSDFDELTLARRDYDAKIIDWAAGIEPGWLEASFRFFSVLYQKELEKPTWVLVDHIFNHQTHHRGQITTLLSQLGLDVGITDLAWM, encoded by the coding sequence TTGATTAGTCTTGAACACTGCAAACTTATGGCGGAATACAATCGATGGATGAACGAAAAGGTTTATTCAACTTGTCTCAAGCTGACCGATTCTCAAAGAAAAGAAGATAGAGGCGCGTATTTCAAATCGATTCATTCTACTTTGAATCATATCCTTTGGGTGGATATGTCATGGATGGCGAGGTTTGGAGGAAAAGATCTTCCGAAGGGATCAGCGAGTTTGGATCTATACTCAGACTTTGACGAACTGACTCTTGCGAGGAGGGACTATGACGCTAAGATCATAGACTGGGCCGCCGGAATTGAGCCTGGTTGGCTGGAGGCTTCCTTTCGTTTTTTCAGCGTCCTTTACCAAAAGGAACTGGAAAAGCCAACTTGGGTTTTGGTGGATCATATCTTCAATCATCAAACTCATCACAGGGGTCAAATCACGACACTTCTCTCTCAACTTGGTCTCGACGTGGGAATTACGGATCTCGCTTGGATGTAA
- a CDS encoding zinc-binding dehydrogenase — protein sequence MNLPKTYKALELREYSENKNRAQIVEKTIRPLKKGEVLIRMHSASINPSDLMFFRGLYGIKKKLPVVPGFEGSGQVVASGGGFYGSYLKGKNVACTAPGRGDGVYAEYMITDAFSCLPIGKDLSLEQGACLYVNPITAIAMVDLAQKYGAKAIVQTAAASALGKMVVGIAARKGMKVINVVRKPEQEAALKAVGAEHILNSETNNFERQLRVLSNELKATVCLDAVAGELTTKVLLAMPYGSRAIIYGALSEKEIPLHAGMMIFQDKKLEGFWLSTWVPQQSPYKIWKLSRELRSLAKKELKTDIAARFPLEKAVEAIDNYAVNMTKGKVLIQTPFAEGK from the coding sequence ATGAACCTCCCAAAAACATACAAGGCTTTAGAACTCAGAGAATACAGTGAAAACAAGAACAGAGCGCAGATCGTCGAAAAAACGATTCGTCCCTTAAAAAAGGGTGAGGTTCTGATCCGGATGCATTCGGCGTCCATCAATCCTTCGGATTTGATGTTCTTTCGCGGACTTTACGGTATTAAAAAGAAACTTCCGGTTGTTCCCGGTTTCGAGGGAAGCGGTCAAGTCGTAGCATCCGGAGGAGGATTTTACGGTTCTTATCTAAAGGGGAAGAATGTCGCGTGCACCGCGCCGGGAAGAGGGGACGGTGTTTATGCCGAATACATGATCACGGACGCATTCAGTTGTCTTCCTATCGGTAAGGATCTTTCTTTAGAACAAGGAGCTTGTCTTTATGTAAATCCGATCACCGCGATCGCAATGGTCGATCTCGCGCAAAAATACGGGGCAAAGGCGATCGTTCAAACTGCGGCTGCGAGCGCTCTGGGAAAGATGGTCGTTGGAATCGCCGCGAGAAAAGGAATGAAGGTGATCAACGTAGTACGCAAGCCGGAACAGGAAGCGGCTTTGAAAGCAGTCGGCGCGGAACATATTCTCAATTCAGAAACCAATAATTTCGAAAGACAACTCCGAGTTCTTTCCAACGAGTTGAAGGCGACGGTTTGTTTGGATGCCGTGGCCGGAGAATTGACGACCAAGGTTTTACTCGCAATGCCTTACGGAAGCCGCGCTATCATTTATGGCGCTCTTTCCGAAAAGGAAATTCCATTGCATGCAGGAATGATGATATTCCAAGATAAGAAGCTGGAAGGCTTTTGGCTTTCCACCTGGGTTCCGCAACAAAGTCCTTATAAGATTTGGAAACTTTCCAGAGAATTGAGATCCTTGGCTAAAAAAGAATTAAAAACGGATATCGCTGCAAGATTTCCATTGGAGAAAGCGGTGGAAGCGATTGACAACTACGCAGTAAACATGACAAAGGGAAAGGTATTGATTCAAACTCCTTTCGCGGAAGGAAAATAA
- a CDS encoding PLP-dependent aminotransferase family protein — MSENEFIFSDRILKSNRSFIREILKVTSQPEIISFAGGQPDPDLFPLEELRTASELAFQKHGSQLLQYGISEGYTPLREKIFERYYKNINYPGLSPENILITTGSQQALDLIGKIFINPGDPILIERPGYLGAIQAFSLYEPFVIGIPLEDDGLDIVVLENTLSKTNPKFLYSNPTFQNPTGKTLSVEKRRRISEVLRRENCIFIEDNPYGEIRFESKTIPSIQSFYPERTISLGTFSKTLSPGFRVGWVCAPKEILDKLLIAKQASDLHSNILSQIVLNEYLNRYDLDLQIDKIRNSYRLKKESMEESLKKYMIDFADWVSPKGGMFFWLTLKNEMNSMKLFEAAIANNVAFVPGNPFYTGTPEINTMRINFSHSSIETIERGICRIGESIQKLSAISV, encoded by the coding sequence ATGAGCGAAAACGAATTTATTTTTTCCGATCGAATTCTAAAATCAAATCGATCTTTTATTCGCGAAATACTAAAGGTTACTTCTCAGCCTGAAATCATTTCTTTCGCAGGAGGACAACCGGATCCTGATTTGTTTCCTCTGGAGGAATTAAGAACGGCGTCCGAATTGGCGTTTCAAAAACACGGTTCTCAATTGCTTCAATACGGAATTTCAGAAGGTTATACACCGCTTCGAGAAAAAATTTTTGAAAGATATTATAAAAACATTAATTACCCGGGACTGAGTCCTGAAAATATTCTTATTACTACGGGATCTCAACAAGCTCTGGATTTGATCGGAAAAATTTTTATCAATCCGGGAGATCCGATTCTCATCGAACGCCCCGGATATTTGGGTGCGATTCAGGCGTTTTCACTCTATGAACCCTTTGTGATCGGGATCCCCCTGGAGGATGACGGTTTAGACATTGTCGTTTTAGAAAATACTCTTTCTAAAACGAATCCGAAATTTTTGTATTCCAATCCCACATTTCAAAACCCGACGGGTAAAACTCTTTCCGTAGAAAAAAGAAGAAGAATCTCCGAGGTTCTGAGGAGAGAGAATTGTATCTTCATCGAAGATAATCCTTACGGGGAAATTCGTTTTGAATCCAAGACGATTCCGAGCATTCAATCCTTCTATCCGGAAAGAACGATCAGCTTGGGAACTTTTTCCAAAACACTTTCTCCCGGATTTCGAGTCGGTTGGGTATGCGCGCCCAAAGAGATTTTAGACAAACTTTTGATCGCAAAGCAGGCGAGCGATCTTCATTCCAATATTCTTTCGCAGATTGTGTTAAACGAATATCTAAACCGTTATGATTTGGATTTGCAGATCGACAAAATTCGAAATTCTTACAGACTCAAAAAAGAATCTATGGAAGAATCTTTGAAAAAATATATGATCGACTTTGCCGATTGGGTTTCTCCTAAGGGCGGGATGTTTTTCTGGTTAACATTGAAAAACGAGATGAATTCTATGAAACTTTTCGAAGCTGCGATTGCGAATAACGTGGCTTTTGTTCCAGGAAATCCGTTTTATACCGGAACGCCGGAGATAAATACGATGAGGATCAACTTTTCACATTCTTCGATCGAAACGATTGAAAGAGGAATTTGTAGAATTGGAGAATCGATTCAAAAACTTTCGGCAATTTCAGTTTAG
- a CDS encoding LIC13259/LIC11441 family protein gives MYRPFVISLGILIFLTFCAKQKTPITEPEKDALQSILIENESIHSFLMKEEGKIPDVSKLETNIQALNALNGGLKNEAEKMLNSLQKKDTKDVEKFFQAYSSFSEILAESVKLAGGNGVFNKFYCPMVQKTWVSKGTKIQNPYAPEMRDCGDIVP, from the coding sequence ATGTACCGTCCATTTGTAATATCCCTCGGAATTCTTATTTTTCTTACGTTTTGCGCTAAACAAAAAACTCCTATCACGGAGCCTGAAAAAGACGCTCTCCAGTCTATTTTAATAGAAAACGAATCCATTCATAGTTTTCTGATGAAAGAGGAAGGAAAAATTCCCGACGTCTCTAAATTAGAAACTAACATTCAAGCTCTGAATGCGTTGAACGGGGGTCTCAAAAACGAGGCGGAGAAGATGTTAAATTCACTCCAAAAAAAGGACACAAAGGACGTCGAAAAATTCTTCCAAGCATATTCTTCATTTTCCGAAATTCTCGCCGAAAGTGTAAAGCTCGCGGGGGGAAACGGAGTCTTTAATAAATTCTATTGTCCGATGGTTCAAAAAACCTGGGTTAGCAAAGGCACTAAAATACAAAATCCATACGCTCCTGAAATGAGAGACTGTGGAGATATTGTTCCCTGA